In Temnothorax longispinosus isolate EJ_2023e chromosome 2, Tlon_JGU_v1, whole genome shotgun sequence, one DNA window encodes the following:
- the Erp60 gene encoding protein disulfide-isomerase A3, which yields MLRKCLIVLPLLVLGALADEKDVLELTDETFESELERHENTLVMFYAPWCGHCKRLKPEYAKAAELLIGSEPPITLAKVDCTEAGKETCAKFSVNGYPTLKIFERNELRSDYNGPREASGIVKYMKSQVGPASKELTSEEAHKTFLETDEVSVIGYFEKDDSPLSAAYHTVSKKLREKVRFGHTSVKEVLDKVSHKNTIVLYRPKILHNKFEDNSVVYEGSDAISDVNEFVTKNYYGIAGVRTRDNAQDFKNPLVVAYYNVDYVKNAKGTNYWRNRIIKVAKDFPELSFAISSKDDFQHELNDFGIDYTKGDKPVILARDAKNQKFVLKDEFSMETFETFLKDFQAGALEPYLKSEPIPESNTGNVKVAVAKNFDEVVTDNGKDTLIEFYAPWCGHCKKLAPVYDELGDKLADEDVEIVKFDAAANDVPAPYEVRGFPTLFWVPKDAKDSPVKYEGGRDLDDFIKYIAKHSTDELKGYDRKGKALKPRTDEL from the exons ATGTTGCGAAAGTGCCTGATTGTCCTGCCGCTGCTGGTGCTCGGCGCCCTCGCCGACGAGAAGGATGTCCTGGAGCTCACCGACGAGACCTTCGAGAGCGAGCTCGAGCGTCACGAGAACACGCTCGTCATGTTTTACGCACCATg GTGCGGGCATTGTAAACGCCTGAAGCCAGAATATGCAAAGGCAGCTGAGCTGCTCATAGGCAGCGAGCCACCCATCACGCTCGCCAAGGTCGATTGTACGGAGGCCGGAAAGGAAACCTGCGCCAAGTTCTCCGTCAACGGTTACCCGACGCTCAAGATCTTCGAGCGTAACGAGCTCAGATCCGACTACAACGGTCCTAGAGAAGCGTCTGGCATCGTCAAGTACATGAAG TCCCAAGTGGGACCGGCGTCCAAGGAGTTGACCAGCGAAGAAGCCCACAAGACGTTCCTTGAAACTGACGAAGTCAGTGTGATAGGTTATTTCGAAAAGGACGATTCTCCATTGTCCGCGGCATATCATACCGTTTCCAAGAAGCTCAGAGAGAAGGTCAGATTCGGTCATACGTCGGTAAAGGAAGTTTTGGACAAAGTGTCTCACAA GAACACGATTGTTCTTTATCGGCCAAAGATACTCCACAACAAGTTTGAAGATAACAGCGTAGTGTACGAAGGCAGCGATGCTATTAGCGACGTGAATGAATTCGTTACCAAAAACTA CTACGGTATCGCCGGCGTACGCACTCGCGATAACGCGCAAGACTTCAAGAATCCTCTGGTGGTTGCCTACTACAATGTGGACTACGTGAAGAATGCCAAGGGTACGAACTACTGGCGCAACAGGATCATCAAGGTCGCCAAGGACTTCCCCGAGCTCTCCTTCGCCATATCTTCTAAGGATGACTTCCAGCATGAACTGAACGACTTTGGAATCGACTACACGAAGGGCGACAAGCCGGTCATTTTGGCGCGAGATGCCAAGAATCAGAAGTTCGTTCTAAAAGACGAATTCTCCATGGAGACGTTCGAGACGTTCCTAAAGGATTTCCAGGCCGGTGCTCTGGAGCCGTACCTCAAATCCGAGCCGATCCCGGAAAGCAATACGGGTAATGTGAAGGTCGCGGTGGCAAAGAACTTCGACGAGGTGGTAACCGATAACGGTAAGGACACATTGATCGAGTTTTACGCGCCCTGGTGCGGCCACTGTAAGAAATTGGCACCGGTGTACGACGAATTGGGCGATAAGCTGGCAGACGAGGACGTAGAGATCGTCAAGTTTGACGCCGCGGCAAACGACGTGCCGGCACCGTACGAAGTACGCGGTTTCCCAACCCTCTTCTGGGTACCCAAGGACGCCAAGGACAGCCCGGTCAAGTACGAGGGTGGCCGCGACCTGGACGACTTCATCAAATACATCGCCAAGCACTCCACCGACGAGCTCAAGGGCTACGATCGCAAGGGCAAGGCGCTCAAGCCTAGAACTGACGAGCTGTAA